In Osmerus eperlanus chromosome 17, fOsmEpe2.1, whole genome shotgun sequence, a single genomic region encodes these proteins:
- the LOC134037649 gene encoding leucine-rich repeat-containing G-protein coupled receptor 5-like isoform X1 — MFQLREVVIILLLAVVAECGAVPQKGAPLGDCPSRCHCEEDGMLQRVDCSDLGLTALPDNLSVFTSYLDLSMNNLTLLPSSALTNLHFLEELRLAGNDLTFIPKGAFAGLFNLKVLMLQNNQLQQVPGEALQNLRNLQSLRLDANHISSVPQGCFSGLVSLRHLWLDDNALTEVPVYALGTLPSLQAMTLALNRITHIPDRAFANLSSLVVLHLNNNRISSLGTLSFQGLHNLETLDLNYNSLEEFPVAIRALSHLKELGFHSNSIQSIPEHAFTGNPSLLTIFFYDNPIQFVGRSAFQHLPELRTLSLNGAAEITEFPDLTGTMSLESLTITGARITSLPRNVCDQLPNLQVLDLSYNRIQSLPSLRGCEKILKIDLHHNEIEEVHEDTFQGLALLRSLDLAWNKLTLLDEQSFTSLPALAKLDLTSNQLSYLPVSGLHGLTQLKLAGNTALHGLLAADSMPKLRVMELPYAFQCCAFVSCEKHANPWEREDGTGKEEFARRDAILTNQEDHDLEDFLLDFDDEPKSHHSVQCSPAPGPFRPCHHLFGSWLIRGGVWLIAALSLVSNGLVMVSIFLSPSFLTPAKLLIGLLALVNCMMGVWSGALAVVDALTYGTFARYGAQWESSAACRITGFLSVFASETSLFLLTAAALERGLSVRRGKGGSAGTMPGEGRGSLGTVRLVAGLCFLLGLAVTLLPLLGDYGVSSVCLPVPNTEPSSLGFMVALVLVNSLCYLIMTVTYTRLYCRLEKGEPEDLGDCSMIRHVAWLLFANCLLYFPVAFLSFSSLLRLPSVGPLVVKAVLLLVVPLPACLNPLLYLLFNPHCREDLALLAKRTRGAFRKVGRLSRVSLSSEDAEKQSCDSTQALVTFGGGSREEEEEDHRGKVGSQVTNSNSTASEPHPHQPSVAFVPCR; from the exons ACGTCTTGCAGGGAATGACTTGACTTTCATCCCCAAAGGAGCGTTTGCAGGACTCTTCAATCTCAAAGTTCT GATGCTCCAGAACAACCAGCTGCAGCAGGTTCCTGGAGAGGCCCTGCAGAATCTACGGAACCTCCAGTCCTT GCGTCTGGATGCCAATCACATTTCCAGCGTCCCCCAAGGCTGTTTCTCAGGCCTTGTGTCCCTGCGCCACCTGTGGTTGGATGACAACGCCCTGACGGAGGTGCCAGTCTATGCCCTGggcaccctgccctccctgcagGCCATGACCCTCGCTCTGAACCGCATCACGCACATCCCGGACCGAGCCTTCGCCAACCTCTCCAGCCTGGTGGTCTT GCATCTGAATAACAACAGGATCTCCTCTCTGGGAACACTGAGCTTTCAGGGCCTCCACAACCTCGAGACGCT gGATTTGAACTACAACAGTTTGGAGGAGTTCCCTGTTGCTATCCGAGCTCTCAGCCACCTGAAGGAGCT GGGTTTTCACAGCAACAGCATCCAGTCCATCCCCGAGCATGCCTTCACGGGAAACCCCTCTCTCCTGACAAT ATTCTTCTATGACAACCCCATCCAGTTTGTGGGCAGATCAGCGTTCCAGCATTTGCCTGAGCTTCGTACACT gtctctGAATGGAGCAGCAGAGATCACAGAGTTCCCAGACCTGACTGGCACCATGAGCCTGGAAAGCTT AACCATCACTGGAGCCAGAATCACCTCTCTGCCTCGCAATGTTTGTGACCAGTTACCTAACCTGCAAGTTCT AGACCTGTCCTACAACCGGATCCAGTCTCTTCCCAGCCTCAGGGGCTGTGAGAAGATCCTGAAGAT TGACCTGCATCACAACGAGATAGAGGAGGTTCATGAGGACACTTTCCAGGGCCTGGCGTTGCTACGATCTCT AGACCTGGCATGGAACAAACTGACACTTCTGGACGAACAATCCTttaccagcctcccagccctggcCAAACT agACCTCACGTCAAACCAGCTCTCCTATCTGCCCGTGTCCGGTCTCCATGGTCTGACCCAACTCAAACTGGCTGGGAACACAGCACTGCACGGACTTCTGGCTGCGGACAGCATGCCAAAACTTAG ggttatgGAGCTGCCCTATGCGTTCCAGTGCTGTGCATTCGTCTCTTGTGAGAAGCATGCAAATCcctgggagagagaagatggcaCTGGCAAGGAGGAGTTTGCCAGGAGAGATGCCATCTTGACCAACCAAG AAGACCACGACCTAGAAGACTTCCTGCTTGACTTTGATGACGAACCAAAGTCTCACCACTCTGTTCAGTGctccccagcaccag GTCCATTCCGTCCCTGTCATCACCTCTTCGGCAGTTGGCTGATCCGTGGAGGGGTGTGGCTCATTGCTGCTCTCTCATTGGTCAGCAACGGCCTGGTGATGGTGTCCATCTTCTTGTCGCCCTCCTTCCTGACCCCCGCCAAACTCCTGATCGGCCTTCTGGCGCTGGTGAACTGCATGATGGGAGTGTGGAGCGGCGCTCTAGCCGTGGTCGACGCCCTCACCTACGGAACCTTCGCCCGCTACGGCGCCCAGTGGGAGAGCAGCGCCGCCTGCCGCATCACcggcttcctgtctgtgttcgCCTCGGAGACCAGCCTCTTCCTGCTGACGGCGGCGGCCCTGGAGCGAGGGCTGTCGGTGCGTCGGGGGAAGGGGGGCTCGGCGGGCACCATgcccggggaggggagggggtcccTGGGCACCGTGAGGCTGGTGGCTGGGCTGTGTTTCCTCCTGGGGCTGGCCGTCACCCTGCTGCCTCTCCTAGGGGACTACGGCGTgtcgtctgtctgcctgcctgtgccCAACACGGAGCCCTCCAGCCTGGGCTTCAtggtggccctggtcctggtcaaCTCCCTCTGCTACCTCATCATGACCGTCACCTACACCCGGCTGTACTGCCGTCTGGAGAAGGGCGAGCCAGAGGACCTGGGAGACTGCTCCATGATCCGCCATGTGGCCTGGCTCCTCTTCGCCAACTGCCTGCTCTACTTCCCTGTggctttcctctccttctcctccctcctgcgccTGCCCTCCGTGGGCCCCCTGGTGGTGAAGGccgtgctgctgctggtggtgccCCTGCCCGCCTGCCTCAACCCCCTGCTCTACCTGCTCTTTAACCCCCACTGCCGCGAGGACCTGGCGCTGCTGGCCAAGAGGACTCGCGGAGCCTTCCGGAAAGTTGGCCGCCTCAGTCGTGTCTCGCTCAGCTCCGAGGATGCAGAGAAGCAGTCATGTGACTCTACGCAGGCCCTGGTGACCTTTGGAGGTGGatcaagggaggaggaggaggaagatcatAGGGGGAAGGTGGGGTCACAGGTGACCAATAGCAACTCCACTGCCTCTGAGCCACACCCACACCAACCATCTGTTGCCTTTGTGCCTTGTCGCTAG
- the LOC134037649 gene encoding leucine-rich repeat-containing G-protein coupled receptor 5-like isoform X2: protein MFQLREVVIILLLAVVAECGAVPQKGAPLGDCPSRCHCEEDGMLQRVDCSDLGLTALPDNLSVFTSYLDLSMNNLTLLPSSALTNLHFLEELRLAGNDLTFIPKGAFAGLFNLKVLMLQNNQLQQVPGEALQNLRNLQSLRLDANHISSVPQGCFSGLVSLRHLWLDDNALTEVPVYALGTLPSLQAMTLALNRITHIPDRAFANLSSLVVLHLNNNRISSLGTLSFQGLHNLETLDLNYNSLEEFPVAIRALSHLKELGFHSNSIQSIPEHAFTGNPSLLTIFFYDNPIQFVGRSAFQHLPELRTLSLNGAAEITEFPDLTGTMSLESLTITGARITSLPRNVCDQLPNLQVLDLSYNRIQSLPSLRGCEKILKIDLHHNEIEEVHEDTFQGLALLRSLDLAWNKLTLLDEQSFTSLPALAKLDLTSNQLSYLPVSGLHGLTQLKLAGNTALHGLLAADSMPKLRVMELPYAFQCCAFVSCEKHANPWEREDGTGKEEFARRDAILTNQDHDLEDFLLDFDDEPKSHHSVQCSPAPGPFRPCHHLFGSWLIRGGVWLIAALSLVSNGLVMVSIFLSPSFLTPAKLLIGLLALVNCMMGVWSGALAVVDALTYGTFARYGAQWESSAACRITGFLSVFASETSLFLLTAAALERGLSVRRGKGGSAGTMPGEGRGSLGTVRLVAGLCFLLGLAVTLLPLLGDYGVSSVCLPVPNTEPSSLGFMVALVLVNSLCYLIMTVTYTRLYCRLEKGEPEDLGDCSMIRHVAWLLFANCLLYFPVAFLSFSSLLRLPSVGPLVVKAVLLLVVPLPACLNPLLYLLFNPHCREDLALLAKRTRGAFRKVGRLSRVSLSSEDAEKQSCDSTQALVTFGGGSREEEEEDHRGKVGSQVTNSNSTASEPHPHQPSVAFVPCR, encoded by the exons ACGTCTTGCAGGGAATGACTTGACTTTCATCCCCAAAGGAGCGTTTGCAGGACTCTTCAATCTCAAAGTTCT GATGCTCCAGAACAACCAGCTGCAGCAGGTTCCTGGAGAGGCCCTGCAGAATCTACGGAACCTCCAGTCCTT GCGTCTGGATGCCAATCACATTTCCAGCGTCCCCCAAGGCTGTTTCTCAGGCCTTGTGTCCCTGCGCCACCTGTGGTTGGATGACAACGCCCTGACGGAGGTGCCAGTCTATGCCCTGggcaccctgccctccctgcagGCCATGACCCTCGCTCTGAACCGCATCACGCACATCCCGGACCGAGCCTTCGCCAACCTCTCCAGCCTGGTGGTCTT GCATCTGAATAACAACAGGATCTCCTCTCTGGGAACACTGAGCTTTCAGGGCCTCCACAACCTCGAGACGCT gGATTTGAACTACAACAGTTTGGAGGAGTTCCCTGTTGCTATCCGAGCTCTCAGCCACCTGAAGGAGCT GGGTTTTCACAGCAACAGCATCCAGTCCATCCCCGAGCATGCCTTCACGGGAAACCCCTCTCTCCTGACAAT ATTCTTCTATGACAACCCCATCCAGTTTGTGGGCAGATCAGCGTTCCAGCATTTGCCTGAGCTTCGTACACT gtctctGAATGGAGCAGCAGAGATCACAGAGTTCCCAGACCTGACTGGCACCATGAGCCTGGAAAGCTT AACCATCACTGGAGCCAGAATCACCTCTCTGCCTCGCAATGTTTGTGACCAGTTACCTAACCTGCAAGTTCT AGACCTGTCCTACAACCGGATCCAGTCTCTTCCCAGCCTCAGGGGCTGTGAGAAGATCCTGAAGAT TGACCTGCATCACAACGAGATAGAGGAGGTTCATGAGGACACTTTCCAGGGCCTGGCGTTGCTACGATCTCT AGACCTGGCATGGAACAAACTGACACTTCTGGACGAACAATCCTttaccagcctcccagccctggcCAAACT agACCTCACGTCAAACCAGCTCTCCTATCTGCCCGTGTCCGGTCTCCATGGTCTGACCCAACTCAAACTGGCTGGGAACACAGCACTGCACGGACTTCTGGCTGCGGACAGCATGCCAAAACTTAG ggttatgGAGCTGCCCTATGCGTTCCAGTGCTGTGCATTCGTCTCTTGTGAGAAGCATGCAAATCcctgggagagagaagatggcaCTGGCAAGGAGGAGTTTGCCAGGAGAGATGCCATCTTGACCAACCAAG ACCACGACCTAGAAGACTTCCTGCTTGACTTTGATGACGAACCAAAGTCTCACCACTCTGTTCAGTGctccccagcaccag GTCCATTCCGTCCCTGTCATCACCTCTTCGGCAGTTGGCTGATCCGTGGAGGGGTGTGGCTCATTGCTGCTCTCTCATTGGTCAGCAACGGCCTGGTGATGGTGTCCATCTTCTTGTCGCCCTCCTTCCTGACCCCCGCCAAACTCCTGATCGGCCTTCTGGCGCTGGTGAACTGCATGATGGGAGTGTGGAGCGGCGCTCTAGCCGTGGTCGACGCCCTCACCTACGGAACCTTCGCCCGCTACGGCGCCCAGTGGGAGAGCAGCGCCGCCTGCCGCATCACcggcttcctgtctgtgttcgCCTCGGAGACCAGCCTCTTCCTGCTGACGGCGGCGGCCCTGGAGCGAGGGCTGTCGGTGCGTCGGGGGAAGGGGGGCTCGGCGGGCACCATgcccggggaggggagggggtcccTGGGCACCGTGAGGCTGGTGGCTGGGCTGTGTTTCCTCCTGGGGCTGGCCGTCACCCTGCTGCCTCTCCTAGGGGACTACGGCGTgtcgtctgtctgcctgcctgtgccCAACACGGAGCCCTCCAGCCTGGGCTTCAtggtggccctggtcctggtcaaCTCCCTCTGCTACCTCATCATGACCGTCACCTACACCCGGCTGTACTGCCGTCTGGAGAAGGGCGAGCCAGAGGACCTGGGAGACTGCTCCATGATCCGCCATGTGGCCTGGCTCCTCTTCGCCAACTGCCTGCTCTACTTCCCTGTggctttcctctccttctcctccctcctgcgccTGCCCTCCGTGGGCCCCCTGGTGGTGAAGGccgtgctgctgctggtggtgccCCTGCCCGCCTGCCTCAACCCCCTGCTCTACCTGCTCTTTAACCCCCACTGCCGCGAGGACCTGGCGCTGCTGGCCAAGAGGACTCGCGGAGCCTTCCGGAAAGTTGGCCGCCTCAGTCGTGTCTCGCTCAGCTCCGAGGATGCAGAGAAGCAGTCATGTGACTCTACGCAGGCCCTGGTGACCTTTGGAGGTGGatcaagggaggaggaggaggaagatcatAGGGGGAAGGTGGGGTCACAGGTGACCAATAGCAACTCCACTGCCTCTGAGCCACACCCACACCAACCATCTGTTGCCTTTGTGCCTTGTCGCTAG